One window of Suricata suricatta isolate VVHF042 chromosome 6, meerkat_22Aug2017_6uvM2_HiC, whole genome shotgun sequence genomic DNA carries:
- the NEURL1B gene encoding E3 ubiquitin-protein ligase NEURL1B gives MGNTVHRTLPDPSPPARLLATRPCCGPGPERRPVLGEAPRFHAQAKGKNVRLDGHSRRATRRNSFCNGVTFTQRPIRLYEQVRLRLVAVRPGWSGALRFGFTAHDPSLMSAQDIPKYACPDLVTRPGYWAKALPENLALRDTVLAYWADRHGRVFYSVNDGEPVLFHCGVAVGGPLWALIDVYGITDEVQLLGTLQSSPATTSPSGSLSGSQDDSDSDMAFSVNQSSSASESSLVTAPSSPLSPLVSPVFPPPEPAGSKNGECTVCFDGEVDTVIYTCGHMCLCHSCGLRLKRQARACCPICRRPIKDVIKIYRP, from the exons ACCCAAGCCCGCCAGCACGCCTCCTGGCCACCCGCCCATGCTGCGGTCCAGGGCCAGAGCGACGCCCAGTCCTGGGAGAAGCACCACGCTTTCACGCGCAGGCCAAGGGCAAGAATGTGCGCCTAGATGGCCACTCGCGGCGGGCCACCCGGCGGAACAGCTTCTGCAACGGCGTCACGTTCACACAGCGGCCCATCCGACTGTACGAGCAGGTGCGGCTGCGCCTGGTGGCAGTGCGCCCCGGTTGGAGCGGTGCACTGCGCTTTGGCTTCACGGCGCACGACCCATCGCTCATGAGCGCCCAGGACATCCCCAAGTACGCCTGCCCTGACCTCGTCACGAGGCCTGGCTACTGGGCCAAGGCGCTGCCCGAGAACCTGGCGCTGCGCGACACCGTGCTGGCCTACTGGGCCGACCGTCATGGCCGCGTGTTCTACAGCGTCAACGACGGCGAGCCGGTGCTCTTCCACTGCGGTGTGGCCGTGGGCGGCCCGCTCTGGGCGCTCATCGACGTCTACGGCATCACCGACGAGGTGCAGCTCCTTG GCACCCTGCAGTCCAGCCCTGCAACCACGTCTCCATCAGGGTCCCTCAGCGGCTCCCAGGATGATAGCGATTCTGATATGGCCTTCAGTGTCAACCAGTCCTCCTCAGCATCTGAGTCATCCCTGG TGACGGCCCCCAGCTCCCCGCTGAGCCCCCTAGTGTCTCCCGTGTTCCCCCCACCGGAGCCGGCAGGCAGCAAGAATGGCGAATGCACAGTGTGCTTTGACGGTGAGGTGGACACAGTCATCTACACGTGTGGACATATGTGCCTGTGCCACAGCTGTGGCCTGCGCCTCAAGAGGCAGGCCCGGGCCTGCTGCCCCATCTGCCGGCGGCCCATCAAGGATGTCATTAAGATCTACAGGCCGTAG